In Streptomyces sp. NBC_00878, a single window of DNA contains:
- a CDS encoding AAA family ATPase, translated as MTEAGPGTAASAPLWERDTELAAVTEAIDALCAGSASGSLLMFTGEAGIGKTALLAESRRIAEVRKCTVWSARGGETITSVPFNVVRQLLQPALVALMPDEAREYFGDWYDISGPALGIAEPGDRQADPQGVCDGLVAAVRRLARREWPLVLFVDDAHWADQETLHWLAAFAERLDDLPVLVVVARRPGDATGESARHLDTIGALAGPMPALRTLTPGATAGLTRATLGVHADAPFCREVWAVTDGNPFETVELLAKVQDSDFEPVEESASELRALNRSARGRGLVDRLEGLGVDATRFAWAAAILGTQISLELAAELAGMPREEAERCATLLGAARILTAADPPLGQVAEGDLEFVHPLIATAVYRSIPDGLRTAMHGVAASVVTASGLGAAAASRHLLEVHPDDDPELVEQMREAAREHLAVGAPEAARRCLERALLEPPLPEVHARVLYELGCATLLTSPATTIGHLRQALTVHGLEEELRVDAVCRLSSAYIHNGQPEEAVAAVDAEAARLQPGPARMRLQAVHYMWEGVHVGEEDASGRSRRLAELVKPLTGRDNSERALLILRAFDAMTRGENAEEVVEHCDRALVNGRLAPGLGWTDTEWSFELLMMLGISYAFADRLDRAESLFTEAQRTYEHAGWSGGHLALAHAFGGYVLRRRGRLVDAEESLREALRLADRVGRGLPMHWSAACMLIDTLLARGHVGAAEEIAERYSFEPPHPSTIVLPDTHSIRGRLLIATGRVEEGVNELETAEKMSAARGGHNTVVAPWAGDLARTLAVADPRRAAEVAAEARIQAERFGTDTAIGEALRCAATLETGRRAVTLHAQAVAYLEASPCAYEHAAARVDYGIASGSVTELTRGLTLARTCGADGLVARAREALDPVRVPRPR; from the coding sequence ATGACGGAGGCAGGGCCGGGGACGGCCGCCTCGGCACCGCTCTGGGAGCGAGACACGGAACTCGCCGCGGTCACGGAGGCGATCGACGCGCTGTGCGCGGGCTCGGCCTCGGGCAGCCTGCTGATGTTCACCGGCGAGGCCGGCATCGGCAAGACCGCGCTCCTGGCCGAATCACGCCGGATCGCGGAGGTACGCAAGTGCACGGTGTGGTCGGCACGCGGCGGCGAGACCATCACGTCCGTTCCCTTCAATGTCGTACGGCAGCTGCTGCAGCCCGCGCTCGTGGCGCTGATGCCCGACGAGGCGCGTGAGTACTTCGGCGACTGGTACGACATCTCCGGACCCGCCCTCGGGATCGCCGAACCGGGCGACCGCCAGGCCGACCCCCAGGGCGTGTGCGACGGCCTGGTCGCGGCCGTGCGCAGGCTCGCCCGACGCGAGTGGCCGCTGGTGCTGTTCGTCGACGACGCGCACTGGGCCGACCAGGAGACCCTGCACTGGCTGGCGGCCTTCGCGGAGCGCCTCGACGATCTGCCCGTCCTCGTCGTGGTCGCCCGCCGCCCCGGTGACGCCACCGGCGAGAGCGCCCGCCACCTCGACACCATCGGCGCCCTGGCCGGCCCGATGCCCGCCCTGCGCACGCTGACCCCCGGCGCCACGGCCGGACTCACCCGCGCCACGCTCGGCGTGCACGCCGACGCCCCGTTCTGCCGCGAGGTCTGGGCTGTCACCGACGGCAACCCGTTCGAGACCGTGGAACTGCTCGCCAAGGTCCAGGACAGCGACTTCGAACCGGTCGAGGAGTCGGCCTCGGAACTGCGCGCGCTGAACCGTTCGGCGCGGGGCCGCGGACTCGTCGACCGGCTCGAAGGACTCGGCGTGGACGCCACCCGGTTCGCCTGGGCGGCGGCCATCCTCGGCACACAGATCTCCCTGGAACTGGCGGCCGAACTCGCCGGCATGCCGCGGGAGGAGGCGGAGCGCTGCGCGACTCTCCTCGGCGCGGCGCGCATCCTCACCGCGGCCGACCCACCGCTCGGCCAAGTCGCCGAAGGGGACCTGGAGTTCGTCCATCCGCTCATCGCCACCGCCGTCTACCGCTCGATCCCCGACGGGCTGCGCACCGCGATGCACGGGGTGGCCGCCTCGGTCGTCACCGCTTCGGGCCTCGGTGCCGCCGCGGCCTCCCGCCACCTCCTCGAGGTCCATCCGGACGACGACCCCGAACTCGTCGAGCAGATGCGCGAGGCCGCCCGCGAACACCTCGCCGTCGGCGCCCCGGAGGCGGCCCGCCGCTGTCTGGAGCGCGCCCTGCTGGAACCGCCGCTTCCGGAGGTCCACGCGCGCGTCCTCTACGAGTTGGGCTGCGCCACGCTCCTCACCTCGCCCGCGACGACGATAGGGCACCTGCGGCAGGCACTCACGGTGCACGGCCTGGAGGAGGAGCTGCGGGTCGACGCGGTCTGCCGGCTCTCCTCCGCCTACATCCACAACGGCCAGCCGGAGGAGGCCGTCGCCGCGGTCGACGCGGAGGCCGCCCGGCTCCAGCCCGGTCCCGCCCGTATGCGCCTGCAGGCTGTGCACTACATGTGGGAGGGCGTCCACGTCGGCGAGGAGGACGCGTCCGGCCGCTCCCGCCGCCTCGCCGAGCTCGTCAAGCCGCTCACCGGCCGCGACAACTCCGAGCGCGCCCTGCTCATCCTGCGCGCCTTCGACGCGATGACCCGCGGGGAGAACGCCGAGGAGGTCGTCGAACACTGCGACCGCGCCCTCGTCAACGGCCGCCTCGCACCGGGCCTCGGCTGGACCGACACCGAGTGGAGCTTCGAGCTCCTCATGATGCTTGGCATCTCCTACGCGTTCGCGGACCGCCTCGACCGCGCCGAGAGCCTCTTCACGGAGGCCCAGCGGACATACGAGCACGCCGGGTGGAGCGGCGGCCATCTGGCCCTCGCGCACGCCTTCGGCGGATACGTGCTCCGCAGACGGGGCCGCCTCGTGGACGCGGAGGAGTCCCTGCGCGAGGCACTCCGGCTGGCGGACCGGGTGGGCCGCGGGCTGCCCATGCACTGGTCGGCGGCGTGCATGCTCATCGACACACTGCTCGCCCGCGGCCATGTCGGCGCGGCCGAGGAGATCGCCGAGCGGTACTCCTTCGAACCGCCCCACCCGTCCACGATCGTCCTGCCGGACACCCACTCGATCAGGGGCCGCCTGCTGATCGCCACCGGCCGCGTCGAGGAGGGCGTGAACGAACTGGAGACCGCCGAGAAGATGTCCGCGGCCCGCGGCGGCCACAACACGGTGGTGGCGCCCTGGGCGGGAGACCTCGCCCGGACCCTCGCCGTCGCGGACCCGCGCCGCGCCGCCGAAGTGGCGGCCGAGGCCCGCATCCAGGCCGAACGCTTCGGCACGGACACGGCCATAGGCGAAGCCCTCCGCTGCGCCGCCACCCTGGAAACCGGCCGGCGCGCGGTCACGCTGCACGCGCAGGCCGTCGCCTACCTCGAGGCGTCCCCCTGTGCTTACGAGCACGCGGCGGCCCGCGTCGACTACGGCATCGCGTCCGGCTCCGTCACCGAGCTGACCCGCGGTTTGACACTGGCGCGCACCTGCGGCGCGGACGGCCTGGTGGCCAGGGCCCGGGAGGCACTGGACCCGGTCCGAGTGCCCCGCCCTCGCTGA
- a CDS encoding MFS transporter — MGAPVHGSGPRTDRPDRPERSRRALVAGSVGNFIEWYEFGVYGYFATVIAARFFTPEGGGEAEALVRTYASFALAFFFRPVGAALFGRLGDRVGRRPVLILVIVLMTAATTLIGALPTYDTVGALAPWLLTFLRVVQGLSAGGEFGGAVSVMTEFAPPGRRGLYGSWQSFTVALGLLGGAGVAALLATVLSEAQLSDWGWRLPFLLTLPMGLGALWLRLRLDETPSFESLRERRELGELRGVGELREPRELRAQQEHREQLQQREQQEQREPQEEPGPERPPGREVAKAIVLGAGRVMGWAAAGYTFLVVLPSYLQSSLNATFQQALVATVLANLGFAVTIIPAGLLSDRIGRRPVMLTGALLVTVLAVPLLNLLQDTGTSGPGTSHAVKGTAVFVAGAVVGLMAGPGPAMLSEMFPTSVRYTGLGLAYALSNAVFSGCAGLIITETIKRTGSVDIPAYYAAVTCAVSALTLLTLRKAPVRQGS; from the coding sequence ATGGGCGCCCCGGTGCACGGCTCCGGCCCGCGGACCGACCGGCCCGACCGGCCCGAGCGCTCCCGCAGGGCGCTGGTCGCGGGGTCGGTGGGCAACTTCATCGAGTGGTACGAGTTCGGCGTCTACGGCTATTTCGCGACGGTCATCGCGGCCCGGTTCTTCACGCCGGAGGGCGGCGGCGAGGCCGAGGCGCTGGTCAGGACGTACGCGTCCTTCGCGCTGGCGTTCTTCTTCCGGCCCGTCGGCGCGGCGCTGTTCGGGCGGCTCGGCGACCGCGTCGGTCGGCGGCCCGTGCTCATCCTGGTCATCGTCCTCATGACGGCCGCGACGACCCTGATCGGCGCGCTGCCCACGTACGACACGGTCGGCGCCCTCGCGCCCTGGCTGCTGACCTTTCTGAGGGTTGTTCAGGGGCTGTCCGCGGGCGGGGAGTTCGGGGGCGCGGTGTCGGTGATGACGGAGTTCGCGCCACCGGGCAGGCGGGGCCTGTACGGGTCGTGGCAGTCGTTCACGGTGGCGCTGGGGCTGCTGGGCGGGGCGGGGGTGGCGGCCCTGCTGGCGACCGTGCTCAGTGAGGCGCAACTGAGTGACTGGGGCTGGCGGCTGCCGTTCCTGCTGACGCTGCCGATGGGGCTCGGGGCGCTGTGGCTGCGCCTGCGGCTCGACGAGACGCCGTCCTTCGAGTCGCTCCGGGAACGACGGGAACTCGGAGAACTACGGGGAGTAGGAGAGCTACGAGAGCCACGAGAACTACGGGCACAGCAGGAACATCGGGAACAACTGCAACAGCGGGAACAGCAGGAACAGCGGGAACCACAGGAGGAGCCCGGGCCGGAGCGCCCGCCGGGGCGTGAGGTGGCGAAGGCGATCGTGCTGGGCGCGGGGCGCGTCATGGGCTGGGCGGCGGCCGGGTACACGTTCCTCGTCGTGCTCCCCTCGTATCTGCAGAGCTCGCTGAACGCCACGTTCCAGCAGGCGCTGGTCGCCACCGTCCTGGCCAACCTGGGCTTCGCGGTCACGATCATTCCGGCGGGCCTGCTCAGCGACCGGATCGGGCGGCGGCCGGTGATGCTGACGGGCGCGCTGCTGGTCACAGTCCTCGCGGTCCCGCTGCTCAACCTCCTTCAGGACACGGGCACTTCGGGTCCGGGAACTTCGCACGCGGTGAAGGGTACGGCCGTGTTCGTCGCGGGCGCCGTCGTGGGGCTGATGGCTGGGCCGGGGCCCGCGATGCTCTCGGAGATGTTCCCGACGAGCGTCCGCTACACCGGGCTGGGACTCGCCTACGCCCTGTCCAATGCCGTCTTCTCGGGATGTGCGGGCCTCATCATCACGGAGACGATCAAGCGGACGGGCAGCGTGGACATTCCGGCGTACTACGCGGCCGTGACATGCGCGGTGAGCGCGTTGACACTTCTGACGCTCCGTAAGGCGCCTGTGAGGCAAGGGAGTTGA
- a CDS encoding anhydro-N-acetylmuramic acid kinase, with product MRVIGLMSGTSYDAIDAAAADLRLDGDSLVLRPLGMVSGAYGAELREALAVALPPAATTLAEVCRLDTLIGQALAAAALRADRELCEGQAELVASHGQTVYHWADGERVRGTLQIGQPAWIAEVTGLPVVADFRPRDIAAGGQGAPLVSLVDLMWLRGRPGTPVALNLGGIANLTAPDGTAFDTGPASALIDAAVHHFTGRAYDMDGALAARGTVHEPLLRHLLDEPYYARPAPKTTGKELFHRDYLLTALTALTAPAALAARAVPADIGPPAHEDVIATLTRLTARTVADAVRSVRGTEVIASGGGTRNPVLMALLAEELPGVPLHTSDALGLPSAAKEAYAFAVLGFLTLHGLAGTDPRSTGARHSSVLGSVTPGRNGLPPLPRGLKQPVRLVIE from the coding sequence GTGCGGGTGATCGGCCTGATGTCCGGCACGTCGTACGACGCGATCGACGCGGCTGCGGCCGACCTGCGGCTCGACGGAGACAGCCTGGTACTGCGGCCGCTCGGGATGGTCAGCGGGGCGTACGGGGCCGAGTTGCGCGAGGCGCTGGCGGTGGCGCTGCCTCCGGCGGCCACGACCCTCGCCGAGGTGTGCCGCCTGGACACGCTCATCGGGCAGGCCCTCGCCGCCGCCGCTCTCCGCGCCGACCGCGAACTGTGCGAGGGACAAGCCGAGTTGGTGGCCTCGCACGGCCAGACCGTCTACCACTGGGCCGACGGAGAGCGGGTGCGCGGCACCCTCCAGATCGGTCAGCCCGCCTGGATCGCGGAGGTCACCGGGCTGCCCGTGGTCGCCGATTTCCGGCCGCGCGACATCGCCGCGGGCGGCCAGGGGGCGCCCCTGGTGAGCCTCGTCGACCTGATGTGGCTGCGCGGCAGACCAGGCACACCAGTTGCGCTGAACCTCGGCGGCATCGCCAACCTGACCGCGCCCGACGGCACCGCCTTCGACACCGGGCCCGCGAGCGCGCTCATCGACGCGGCGGTCCACCACTTCACCGGCCGCGCCTACGACATGGACGGCGCGCTGGCCGCCCGCGGCACCGTCCACGAACCGCTGCTGCGCCACCTCCTCGACGAGCCGTACTACGCGCGCCCCGCACCCAAGACCACGGGCAAGGAACTGTTCCACCGGGACTACCTGTTGACAGCACTGACGGCGCTGACGGCTCCAGCGGCACTGGCCGCTCGGGCCGTACCGGCGGACATCGGCCCTCCGGCCCACGAGGACGTGATCGCGACCCTCACCCGGCTCACCGCGCGCACGGTCGCGGACGCCGTCCGTTCGGTGCGCGGAACCGAGGTGATCGCCTCGGGCGGCGGCACGCGCAACCCCGTCCTCATGGCGCTGCTCGCCGAGGAGTTGCCGGGGGTGCCACTGCACACCTCCGACGCGCTGGGCCTGCCGTCGGCCGCGAAGGAGGCGTACGCCTTCGCCGTGCTCGGTTTCCTGACGCTGCACGGTCTCGCGGGCACCGACCCGAGGAGCACCGGCGCCCGGCACTCCAGCGTGCTGGGCTCGGTGACGCCGGGGCGGAACGGGCTGCCGCCACTGCCCCGGGGCCTGAAACAGCCGGTGCGGCTCGTGATTGAGTGA
- a CDS encoding DUF2510 domain-containing protein encodes MTQATPPGWYPDPGQTIDSPATQRWWDGRTWTDQTRPAESGAIWGPHAFPPGSPYPGAHPGGPRRRVRTSIAVAAAVAVLAGIGGGVYALTTNGDSGGDEASNTQPLPTPPGGTPGQDGGSQGGPSGPDGGESQIPQPVPSEEGYAADPINGISLPVPEGWSGETIQVGAQVTSKDSYKCPGDTTKDCTRGGAYSAPALALELKATTVEAAAKEDIAKNAEESYGGKSYGKITSTDELSSKAVTVAGQKGYAVRWKVVTSKGDDGYVESLVFPAPGNAKQLVVVRFGIDISSKAPKQSVIDEITKGIKESATGGGNGQNV; translated from the coding sequence ATGACGCAGGCGACTCCCCCCGGCTGGTACCCCGACCCCGGGCAGACAATTGACAGCCCCGCCACGCAGCGCTGGTGGGACGGTAGAACATGGACGGACCAGACCCGCCCCGCGGAGTCCGGCGCCATTTGGGGTCCACACGCGTTTCCGCCGGGCTCGCCGTACCCGGGCGCGCACCCCGGCGGCCCGCGGCGCAGAGTACGTACGTCCATAGCCGTCGCCGCGGCCGTCGCCGTGCTCGCCGGCATCGGCGGCGGCGTGTACGCACTGACCACGAACGGCGATTCGGGCGGCGACGAAGCGAGCAACACCCAACCGCTGCCGACCCCGCCGGGCGGCACGCCGGGACAGGACGGCGGCAGCCAGGGCGGCCCCAGCGGCCCGGACGGCGGCGAGTCCCAGATCCCGCAGCCGGTGCCGTCCGAGGAGGGCTACGCCGCTGACCCGATCAACGGCATCAGTCTCCCCGTGCCCGAGGGCTGGAGCGGTGAGACCATCCAGGTGGGCGCCCAGGTGACGTCCAAGGACTCCTACAAGTGCCCCGGTGACACCACGAAGGACTGCACACGCGGCGGCGCCTACTCCGCCCCGGCGCTCGCGCTGGAGCTCAAGGCCACCACCGTCGAGGCAGCCGCCAAGGAGGACATCGCCAAGAACGCCGAGGAGTCCTACGGCGGCAAGAGCTACGGCAAGATCACCTCGACCGACGAGCTCTCCTCCAAGGCCGTCACCGTGGCCGGGCAGAAGGGCTACGCGGTCCGCTGGAAGGTCGTCACGAGCAAGGGCGACGACGGCTACGTCGAGTCGCTGGTCTTCCCGGCGCCGGGCAACGCCAAGCAGCTCGTCGTCGTGCGCTTCGGCATCGATATCAGTTCCAAGGCTCCCAAGCAGTCCGTGATCGACGAGATCACCAAGGGCATCAAGGAGTCCGCGACCGGCGGCGGCAACGGGCAGAACGTCTAG
- a CDS encoding TetR/AcrR family transcriptional regulator, with protein sequence MTSQAADGPETVAASRRSKITPEREQEFFDAVIDQIRECGYDALTMEGVAASTRCSKSTLYRQWKTKPQFVAAALRANHCPKFTGIDTGSLAGDLRVVARTAGERSDEDTRLLQALGQSVMQDDELQRALRDALVEPEIEALRQMVRRAVERGEIAADHPALEFVPAQLLGMLRVRPLLEGQPADAEYLLRYVEVALLPALGLSETT encoded by the coding sequence ATGACGTCGCAGGCAGCGGACGGACCGGAGACGGTCGCCGCCTCGCGCCGCTCCAAGATCACGCCCGAGCGTGAGCAGGAGTTCTTCGACGCCGTGATCGACCAGATCCGCGAGTGCGGATATGACGCGCTGACCATGGAGGGCGTCGCCGCCAGCACCCGGTGCAGCAAGTCCACGCTCTACCGGCAGTGGAAGACGAAGCCCCAGTTCGTGGCGGCGGCACTGCGCGCCAACCACTGTCCCAAGTTCACCGGTATCGACACCGGCTCGCTCGCCGGCGACCTGCGCGTGGTCGCGCGCACGGCGGGCGAGCGGTCCGACGAGGACACCAGACTGCTCCAGGCACTCGGTCAGTCCGTGATGCAGGACGACGAACTGCAGCGCGCGCTGCGCGACGCGCTGGTGGAACCCGAGATCGAGGCGCTCCGGCAGATGGTCCGGCGCGCGGTCGAACGGGGCGAGATCGCGGCCGACCATCCGGCACTGGAATTCGTGCCCGCCCAACTCCTCGGCATGCTCCGCGTCCGCCCTCTCCTAGAGGGCCAGCCCGCCGACGCCGAATACCTCCTGCGCTACGTGGAAGTGGCCCTGCTGCCGGCCCTCGGACTGTCGGAGACCACCTGA
- a CDS encoding phosphatase PAP2 family protein, with protein sequence MACPTEPAEKGSAATARPPLVRELLLVAGLFLVYKLGRQLATGHTGEAFANAHRVWDLERFLRLPGEGDVQSALLHSDGVVHVVNTYYATVHFPATAAFLAWLYLRRPRHYVWARRVLAAVTAAALVTHLAFPLAPPRMLAATGLIDTGQVYGPTVYGASPETDSLSNQFAAMPSLHFGWALMVAVGLIAATRSRWRPLWLLHPLVTLLVIVGTANHYWLDAIVAAALLGIALAVIRVPRRTAPRATTAEPGRERVGAGISVPEGPDGPQAPGGLGGPGTPGGQDAPELVGAGR encoded by the coding sequence ATGGCATGCCCAACCGAGCCTGCAGAGAAGGGGTCCGCCGCGACAGCGCGGCCGCCCCTCGTCCGTGAGCTCCTGCTCGTCGCGGGACTCTTCCTCGTCTACAAGCTCGGCCGGCAACTGGCCACGGGCCACACCGGTGAGGCCTTCGCCAACGCGCACCGGGTCTGGGACCTCGAACGGTTCCTGCGCCTGCCCGGCGAAGGCGACGTGCAGTCGGCGCTGCTGCACAGCGACGGCGTCGTACACGTCGTCAACACCTACTACGCGACCGTTCACTTCCCCGCCACCGCGGCCTTCCTGGCCTGGCTGTACCTCCGGCGGCCCAGGCACTACGTGTGGGCCCGCCGGGTCCTCGCCGCGGTCACCGCCGCCGCCCTGGTGACGCACCTCGCGTTCCCGCTCGCCCCGCCGCGCATGCTCGCCGCGACGGGCCTCATCGACACCGGCCAGGTGTACGGGCCCACGGTGTACGGCGCCTCGCCCGAGACCGACTCGCTGTCGAACCAGTTCGCGGCGATGCCGTCGCTGCACTTCGGCTGGGCCCTGATGGTCGCGGTCGGCCTGATCGCCGCGACCCGGTCCCGGTGGCGCCCGCTGTGGCTGCTGCATCCGCTGGTCACGCTGCTGGTGATCGTCGGTACGGCGAACCACTACTGGCTCGACGCGATCGTGGCGGCCGCGCTCCTCGGCATCGCCCTCGCCGTGATCCGCGTCCCGCGCCGGACGGCGCCAAGGGCAACGACGGCGGAGCCCGGCCGGGAGCGCGTGGGCGCCGGCATCTCCGTACCGGAAGGGCCGGACGGGCCACAAGCACCGGGCGGGCTCGGCGGGCCGGGGACGCCCGGCGGGCAGGACGCGCCGGAGCTCGTGGGAGCCGGGCGATGA
- a CDS encoding DMT family transporter, with product MSATLVAVVLSLFSAVAYAAAAVAQERLAARTTDSGVLRLLGRGAWWWSVGLNASAAVLHVAALKYGTLTLVQPLGALTLVAAVPLGARMAGRRVTVVEWRGTALTLAGLAALLVTASGPAPDDVLSVPQALAVAGTTTALIGVLARPGTRPGLRHATASGFASGVASALTQTVTVAATDRSESLLSGQVIVVALLVAAFAAGGLLLSQTAYKGGLGAPLAVVTLANPIAAVVIGLSLLGERPQGGAAGLLPTLVGAAVAAWGVVTLSRSTPAPPAVDREPHPVAAVLALEPQPAPFKPFLIPRQPTPPTSEHLTPL from the coding sequence ATGAGCGCCACCCTCGTCGCCGTCGTCCTGTCGCTGTTCTCGGCCGTCGCGTACGCGGCCGCCGCGGTGGCCCAGGAGCGGCTGGCCGCACGGACCACCGACTCCGGAGTGCTGCGTCTGCTCGGCCGCGGTGCCTGGTGGTGGTCGGTGGGCCTCAACGCGTCGGCGGCGGTGCTGCACGTGGCCGCCCTCAAGTACGGGACCCTCACGCTGGTCCAGCCGCTCGGCGCGCTCACGCTCGTCGCCGCGGTGCCGCTGGGCGCGCGGATGGCGGGGCGGCGGGTCACGGTCGTCGAGTGGCGCGGTACGGCGCTGACGCTGGCCGGGCTCGCGGCCCTGCTGGTCACGGCGTCCGGGCCCGCGCCCGACGACGTACTGAGCGTCCCGCAGGCGCTGGCCGTGGCAGGCACGACCACGGCCCTCATCGGCGTACTGGCCAGGCCGGGCACGCGCCCCGGACTGCGGCACGCGACCGCGTCCGGCTTCGCCTCGGGCGTCGCCTCGGCACTCACCCAGACCGTCACGGTCGCCGCGACGGACCGCTCGGAGTCTCTCCTCAGCGGGCAGGTGATCGTGGTCGCCCTGCTGGTCGCCGCCTTCGCGGCGGGCGGGCTGCTGCTCTCGCAGACCGCCTACAAGGGCGGACTCGGCGCTCCCCTGGCGGTGGTGACGCTGGCCAACCCCATCGCCGCCGTGGTGATCGGCCTCTCGCTGCTCGGCGAACGGCCGCAGGGCGGTGCGGCGGGGCTCCTGCCGACACTGGTCGGGGCCGCGGTCGCGGCCTGGGGTGTGGTGACGCTGTCGCGCTCCACACCCGCCCCTCCGGCGGTGGACCGGGAGCCGCATCCCGTCGCCGCGGTTCTCGCGCTGGAGCCCCAACCCGCCCCGTTCAAACCGTTCTTGATTCCCCGTCAGCCGACGCCGCCGACGTCCGAGCACCTGACACCACTCTGA
- a CDS encoding phosphocholine-specific phospholipase C produces the protein MPEVNRRRFLQLAGGTAAFTALSESIAKAAAIPAGYHRGTIEDVEHIVVLMQENRSFDHYFGALRGVRGFGDPHPVTLDNGKSVWHQSDGTKDVLPFHPEVDDLGMQFLEGLPHSWPDGHAAYNKGKYDKWVPAKGPTTMAYLTREDIPFHYALADTFTVCDAYHCSFIGSTDPNRYYMWTGFTGNDGKGGGPVLGNDEVGYDWTTYPERLEKAGISWKVYQDIGDGLDAAGSWGWIQDPYRGNYGDNSLLYFNKYRNAKAGDPLYDKARTGTDARKGEGFFDQLRADVLGGTLPQISYIAAPEAFSEHGNWPTNYGAWYIAQVLDALTSDPKVWAKTALFITYDENDGFFDHLVPPLPPRDAEHGKSTVDVGLDLFPGSEKNVAGPYGLGPRVPMIVVSPWSKGGYVCSETLDHTSIIRFMERRFGVEEPNISPWRRAICGDLTAAFDFSRNDSKPVDLPDTDAYEPPDKDRHPDYKPTPPANPELPRQEGGLRLARPLRYAPWTDGSLDARAGKFKLTFASGRKAGASFHVTSGNLTDGPWTYTTEAGKSVSDTWEPADSADSYADSSYDLTVHGPNGFVRVFKGSADAAGPEVTARHDGDDIELTFTNKGTRTVNLKLTNGYGGRPHSFRVRRGATVRHTVDLRTSKRWYDLTVVSDTDDSFLRRFAGHVENGRVGVSDPAIAR, from the coding sequence ATGCCCGAAGTGAATCGGCGCCGATTTCTCCAACTTGCAGGCGGCACCGCGGCGTTCACCGCGCTGTCGGAGAGCATCGCCAAGGCCGCGGCCATCCCCGCGGGGTATCACCGCGGCACCATCGAGGATGTCGAGCACATCGTCGTCCTCATGCAGGAGAACCGTTCCTTCGACCACTACTTCGGTGCGCTCAGAGGCGTCCGTGGCTTCGGTGACCCCCACCCGGTGACGCTCGACAACGGCAAGTCCGTGTGGCACCAGTCGGACGGCACCAAGGACGTGCTGCCCTTCCACCCGGAGGTCGACGACCTCGGCATGCAGTTCCTGGAGGGCCTGCCGCACAGCTGGCCCGACGGGCACGCCGCCTACAACAAGGGCAAGTACGACAAGTGGGTCCCCGCGAAGGGCCCCACGACCATGGCGTACCTGACCCGCGAGGACATCCCGTTCCACTACGCGCTCGCCGACACGTTCACCGTCTGCGACGCGTACCACTGTTCGTTCATCGGCTCCACCGACCCGAACCGCTACTACATGTGGACGGGCTTCACCGGCAACGACGGCAAGGGCGGCGGTCCCGTCCTCGGCAACGACGAGGTCGGCTACGACTGGACGACGTACCCCGAGCGCCTGGAGAAGGCCGGGATCTCCTGGAAGGTCTACCAGGACATCGGCGACGGCCTGGACGCGGCCGGCTCCTGGGGCTGGATCCAGGACCCGTACCGCGGCAACTACGGCGACAACTCGCTGCTCTACTTCAACAAGTACCGCAATGCCAAGGCCGGCGACCCTCTCTACGACAAGGCCCGCACCGGCACCGACGCCCGCAAGGGCGAGGGCTTCTTCGACCAGCTGCGGGCCGACGTCTTGGGCGGCACGCTGCCGCAGATTTCGTACATCGCCGCCCCCGAGGCGTTCTCCGAGCACGGCAACTGGCCCACGAACTACGGTGCCTGGTACATCGCCCAGGTCCTGGACGCGCTCACCTCCGACCCCAAGGTGTGGGCGAAGACGGCCCTGTTCATCACGTACGACGAGAACGACGGCTTCTTCGACCACCTCGTCCCGCCGCTGCCGCCGCGCGACGCCGAGCACGGCAAGTCCACCGTCGACGTCGGCCTCGACCTCTTCCCGGGGAGCGAGAAGAACGTCGCCGGCCCGTACGGTCTCGGCCCGCGGGTGCCGATGATCGTCGTCTCGCCCTGGAGCAAGGGCGGTTACGTCTGCTCCGAGACGCTCGACCACACCTCGATCATCCGGTTCATGGAGCGCCGCTTCGGCGTCGAGGAGCCGAACATCTCGCCCTGGCGGCGGGCCATCTGCGGCGACCTGACCGCCGCGTTCGACTTCTCCCGCAACGACAGCAAACCCGTCGACCTCCCGGACACCGACGCGTACGAGCCGCCGGACAAGGACCGGCACCCGGACTACAAGCCGACCCCGCCCGCGAATCCGGAGCTGCCCAGGCAGGAGGGTGGCCTGCGGCTCGCCCGTCCGCTCCGGTACGCGCCGTGGACCGACGGCTCGCTGGACGCGAGGGCCGGGAAGTTCAAGCTGACCTTCGCCTCGGGCCGCAAGGCCGGCGCCTCCTTCCACGTCACGTCCGGGAACCTCACCGACGGCCCCTGGACCTACACCACCGAGGCGGGCAAGAGCGTCTCGGACACCTGGGAGCCGGCGGACTCGGCGGACTCGTACGCGGACAGCTCGTACGACCTGACCGTGCACGGGCCGAACGGCTTCGTGCGCGTGTTCAAGGGCTCGGCCGACGCCGCCGGACCCGAGGTCACCGCCCGCCACGACGGCGACGACATCGAGCTGACCTTCACCAACAAGGGCACCCGCACGGTGAACCTCAAGCTCACCAACGGCTATGGCGGCAGGCCGCATTCGTTCCGCGTGCGGCGGGGCGCGACCGTCAGGCACACCGTGGACCTGCGGACGAGCAAGCGCTGGTACGACCTCACCGTCGTGTCCGACACCGACGATTCCTTCCTGCGCCGGTTCGCCGGTCACGTCGAGAACGGCCGGGTGGGCGTCAGCGACCCGGCGATCGCCAGGTAG